From a single Candidatus Defluviilinea gracilis genomic region:
- a CDS encoding sulfatase-like hydrolase/transferase encodes MLKKYPLYSILFALFSVLSLTANNIGQIFIGEMTRPLAFSLALAGILFWILHRLLRDPHRAALASASLLFLFFSYGQVYSAFEGESVLGIGLFRHRILFPAFCILGAFLVFWIVRRVKQPTSFTYPLNLISIFLLIYPSLTISSTLIRQSVSDTSSKNSSAVATTNSNSPDVYYIILDGYGRQDVLQREYGFDNSDFINALQARGFYVAQCSQSNYAHTLYSLASSLNYDYLNTLGATDDAERISLLKHGAVRAAFEERGYSIVAFPTGWSMTEWTDADIYPAYGKSFATLTEFETLFLDTTMLRAATDYDRLTSKTTPYSQARRLRVLSMIQTLKEIPSREGKYFVFAHFVIPHPPFSFGADGEWLEINVNTASREEIVNAYINQIIYINREILQVIDALQSKSKIPPVIIVQGDHGPPPDLTNDPAARMPILNAYYLPGVESAEALYPTISPVNSFRVVLNRYFESHLPLLADESYFAPNQDHERLTLYPNDCE; translated from the coding sequence ATGCTCAAAAAATATCCCCTCTATTCCATCCTGTTCGCGCTATTTTCCGTCCTCTCATTGACCGCCAACAACATTGGGCAGATCTTCATCGGCGAGATGACGCGTCCGCTGGCGTTTTCGCTTGCGCTGGCTGGGATTCTCTTTTGGATTCTTCATCGCCTCCTGCGCGACCCGCATCGCGCCGCCCTTGCGTCTGCATCGCTTCTCTTTTTATTTTTTTCCTACGGGCAAGTCTATTCCGCCTTCGAGGGCGAATCCGTTTTGGGGATTGGACTTTTCCGCCATAGAATCCTTTTCCCCGCTTTCTGCATTCTTGGGGCATTTCTCGTTTTCTGGATCGTCCGAAGGGTCAAACAACCGACCTCGTTCACGTATCCCCTGAACCTTATTTCGATCTTTCTATTGATCTATCCATCGTTGACTATTTCTTCAACGCTCATTCGTCAATCCGTCTCAGATACATCGTCGAAAAATTCTTCTGCTGTTGCGACAACCAACTCGAACTCTCCCGATGTCTACTACATCATCCTCGACGGTTACGGGCGGCAGGATGTGTTGCAACGCGAATACGGATTCGACAACAGCGACTTCATCAACGCCTTGCAAGCACGCGGATTCTACGTGGCGCAGTGCAGTCAGAGCAACTATGCCCACACGCTGTATTCGCTGGCATCTTCACTGAATTACGACTACCTCAACACCCTCGGCGCAACGGACGATGCCGAACGTATTTCACTGCTGAAGCATGGCGCAGTTCGCGCGGCGTTCGAGGAGCGTGGATATTCCATCGTCGCATTTCCCACCGGCTGGAGCATGACCGAATGGACGGACGCAGACATCTACCCCGCTTATGGCAAATCGTTCGCCACGCTCACCGAGTTTGAAACCCTCTTCCTCGATACCACCATGCTCCGCGCGGCGACCGACTACGACCGCCTCACCTCGAAGACCACGCCGTACAGCCAAGCCCGCCGACTGCGCGTCCTCTCGATGATTCAAACGCTGAAAGAGATACCCTCGCGCGAGGGAAAGTATTTTGTCTTCGCGCACTTCGTCATCCCGCATCCGCCATTCTCGTTCGGCGCGGACGGCGAATGGCTGGAGATCAACGTGAACACCGCGTCGCGCGAAGAGATCGTCAACGCCTACATCAACCAGATCATTTATATCAACCGCGAAATCCTGCAAGTCATAGACGCGCTTCAATCCAAATCGAAAATTCCGCCGGTCATCATCGTGCAGGGCGATCACGGTCCGCCGCCCGACCTGACGAACGACCCCGCCGCGCGCATGCCCATCCTGAACGCGTACTACTTGCCCGGCGTCGAATCGGCTGAGGCGTTGTATCCAACCATCTCACCGGTCAACAGTTTCCGCGTCGTGTTGAACCGGTATTTCGAGTCGCATCTTCCCCTGTTGGCAGATGAAAGTTACTTTGCCCCGAATCAGGATCATGAGCGGCTGACGCTTTATCCAAATGACTGCGAGTAA
- a CDS encoding lysophospholipid acyltransferase family protein — MRAFGWRVEGTLPDLPKYVLIGAPHTSSWDFLLFLGVIFILRANVKFMGKAELFRSPFGWFFYYCGGVPVDRKKPGRLVEQMVEASNKSARFILTIAPEGTRHHVTEWKRGYYHIAKGAGIPIVMAKVDGRQKTVHVGETYHLTGDAEADLKAIPNAFEGLVGINPRRKYITLKQ, encoded by the coding sequence ATGAGAGCTTTCGGCTGGCGCGTAGAGGGGACGCTCCCAGACCTGCCGAAATATGTGCTGATCGGGGCGCCACACACCTCCAGTTGGGATTTTTTGCTGTTCCTCGGCGTGATCTTCATCTTGAGAGCCAATGTTAAGTTTATGGGTAAGGCTGAGTTGTTCCGCTCGCCGTTTGGCTGGTTCTTCTATTATTGCGGCGGCGTGCCGGTGGATCGGAAAAAACCCGGCAGGCTGGTGGAGCAAATGGTGGAGGCGAGCAACAAGTCTGCGCGGTTTATCCTGACCATCGCGCCCGAAGGGACGAGGCATCACGTGACAGAGTGGAAGCGCGGTTATTATCACATCGCCAAGGGCGCGGGCATCCCCATTGTGATGGCAAAGGTGGACGGCAGGCAAAAGACCGTGCATGTGGGAGAAACCTATCATCTGACGGGAGACGCCGAAGCCGACTTAAAAGCCATCCCCAATGCCTTCGAGGGTTTGGTGGGCATCAACCCGCGCAGGAAATACATCACGTTGAAGCAGTGA